Sequence from the Stenotrophomonas sp. 364 genome:
AGGGAATGTTCCGCGAAGGCCTGATCACCGATGCCGACGGGGAAGTGCTGTACGCCGATGACGTGGTCGCGCACGAGGCGATCCGGGTCGAGGGCGAACCGCTGGACCCGCCGCATGGCCTGACCCTGATGCTGCACAAGCCGCGCGAGTACACCTGTTCGACCAAGGACAAGGGCCGCTTGATCTACGACCTGCTGCCGCCGCGTTTCCGCGAGCGTTCGCCGCTGCTGTCGTCGGTGGGCCGGCTGGACCGCGACACCAGCGGCATGCTGCTGATGACCGACGACGGCGCGCTGCTGCACCGCATCGTGTCGCCCAAGTCGCGCCTGGACAAGGCCTATGAGGTCACCCTGGCCGAAGACCTGCGCGGCGATGAAACCGCGCGCTTCGCCAGCGGCACGCTGCTGCTGGAATCGGATGACAAGCCGCTGCTGCCGGCCGAGCTGCACGTGCAGTCGCCGCGCCAGGCGCAGCTGGTGCTGCACGAGGGTCGCTACCACCAGGCGCGGCGCATGTTCGCGGCGGTGGGCAACCACGTCGCGGCGCTGCACCGCAGCCGCATCGGCGGGCTGACCCTGGGGGGGCTCGGTGAGGGCGAGTGGCGCATTCTCGATGCCGCCGATCTTGAAACGCTCTTCAACGTGCCATGACCGCAATTGCCGCGCTGCCGTTCCTGCCCGACGCCGTCATCTTCGACATGGACGGCCTGATGATCGACAGCGAGCGGGTGTCGATCGCCTGCTGGACGCAGGCGGCGCACGAACTGCAGTTGCCGCTCGCCGATGGGTTCTGGCTGCGCTTCGTCGGCCTGGGCGACCGCGACTGCGAGCGCCTGTTGCTGCAGCACATCGATGCGGGGCAGGTGGCCGCATTGTTCGCGCGCTGCCATGACCTGTACGAAGCGCGCACGCAGGAAGGCCTGCCGCTGCGTCCGGGCATCCTGGACCTGCTGCAGCTGCTGCACGAGCACGGCATTCCCCGCGCGGTGGCGACCTCCACCCGGCAGCCGCGCGCGTCGCGCAAGCTGGCCGCGGCGGGCCTGCTGCCGTTCTTCGAGGTGGTGGTGACCAGCAGCGACGTGGCCCACCCCAAGCCGGCGCCGGACATCTACCTGCTGGCCGCGCAGAAGCTGGGCAAGGATCCGGCGCGCTGCCTGGCGCTGGAAGACTCACCGGCCGGCATCCGTGCCGCGGTCGGCGCGGGCATGACCGCGATCCAGGTACCCGACCTGGTGCACCCCGACGACGACCTGCGCGCGCTGGGCCACCGCATCGTCGACTCGCTGGCAGACGCGCATACCCTGCTGCTCCCGCACCTGCGCTAAACCGGATTCGATCAGGCGCACGGCGTCGCCGGCCAGGGTCATGCCCCTCCGAGGGGCGCATCGCGTGGCCCCCGATAGGGTCGGTTCCCCACCGACACTGGGCGCGCACATCCGCGCACAAAAAAACCCGGCGCGAGGGCCGGGTTTTTCGGTCATAGCATCAACCGTGCATCACACCCGGCCGAATACCAGCGCTGCGTTGGTGCCGCCGAAGCCGAAGCTGTTGGACATCACCGTGTTCAACTGCGCAGCCTGGCTTTCGCGCACAATCGGGAAGCCTTCCACCAGCGGGTCCAGCTCGCCGATGTTGGCCGAGCCGGCGATGAAGCCGTCGCGCATCATCAGCAGGCAGTAGATCGCTTCGTGCACGCTGGCTGCGCCCAGCGAATGGCCCGACAGCGCCTTGGTCGACGACAGCGGCGGCACGTCCTGGCCGAACACTTCGCGCACGGCCTTCAGCTCGGTCACATCGCCCAGCGGGGTAGAGGTGCCGTGCGTGTTGAGGTAGTCGATCGGGCCGGTCAGGTTGGCCATGGCCATGTTCATGCAACGCACCGCGCCTTCACCGGACGGGGCGACCATGTCGGCACCGTCGGAGGTGACGCCGTAGCCCACCAGTTCGGCATAGATGCGCGCGCCACGTGCCACGGCGTGGTCGTAATCTTCCAGCACCAGCATGCCGCCGCCACCGGCGATGACGAAGCCGTCGCGGTCCTTGTCGTACGGGCGCGAGGCGCTGGCCGGGGTCTCGTTGAAGCGGGTGGACAACGCGCCCATGGCGTCGAACATCACGCTCATCGACCAGTGCAGGTCTTCACCGCCGCCGGCGAACATCACGTCCTGTGCGCCATGGCGGATCAGGTCGGCCGCCGCGCCGATGCAGTGTGCCGAGGTGGCGCAGGCCGCCGACAGCGAGTAGCTCAGGCCCTTGATCTGGAAGGCGGTGGCCAGGCAGGCCGACACGGTGGAGCACATCGTGCGCGGCACCATGTACGGGCCGACCTTGCGCACGCCACGGGCGCGCAGGATGTCGGCCGACTCGACCTGCCACTGGCTGGAACCGCCGCCGGAACCGGCAATCAGGCCGGTACGCGGGTTGGCGACCTGCGCCTGGTCCAGGCCGGCATCGGTGATCGCATCGCGCATGGCGATGTAGGCGTACGCCGAGGCATCGCTCATGAAGCGCTTCACCTTGCGGTCGATCTGCGCGTCCAGGTCCAGTTCGATGTTGCCACCGACGTGGCTGCGCAGGCCGGCTTCGGCATGGTCGGGCAGGTGGCGGATGCCGGCGCGGCCTTCACGCAGTGCGCTGGAGACGGTGTCCAGATCGTTGCCCAGGCACGAGGTGATGCCCATTCCGGTAATGACGACGCGACGCATCAGAAGTTCTCGGTGGAAGTGAACAGACCTACGCGGAGGTCTTTGGCGGAGTAGATTTCGCGGCCGTCCACGAGCATGCGGGCGTCGGCCTGGGCCATCACCAGCTTGCGGTTGATGACGCGGGTGATGTCGATTTCGTAGCTGACCAGCTTGGCGTCGGGCAGTACCTGGCCGGTGAACTTCACTTCGCCGCAGCCCAGGGCGCGGCCACGGCCGGGCGCGCCCAGCCAGGTGAGGTAGAAGCCGGTGAGCTGCCACATGGCATCCAGGCCGAGGCAGCCAGGCATGACGGGGTCGCCGATGAAGTGGCAGCCGAAGAACCACAGGTCCGGGCGGATATCCAGTTCGGCGCGTACCAGTCCCTTGCCGTGGGGGCCGCCGTCGTCGCGGATGTCGGTGATGCGATCGAACATCAGCATCGGATCGTTGGGCAGGCGACCGCTGCCCGGGCCGAACAGTTCACCGCGGGCGCTGGCCAGCAGTTGTTCGCGCGAGAACGCGTGGAGACGAGTCATGGAAAGCGCAATCCTGAAGAAGCCATCGGGTAAAGCCGGCCATGGGCAGGCTGTGTTGCTGGAACCAAGTGCGCAAGAGTGCAGAGGAAAAGTGATTCAATCAAACGTTTTAACCGTACGCCGGCGTAGTGTTTTCAGCTTGAAAAACGCATGTTGTTGTTATGAAAAGACCATACTCAGGCGTGTGGCTGTAATCTTGTTCATCTACGCATCTGCTTCCAGGTCCGAGTCTTCCCGCCGTGTCTGTTCTGCGCAAAATCATCCATGTGGACATGGACGCGTTCTACGCGTCGGTGGAGCAGCGCGACGATCCGTCGCTGCGCGGCAAGCCGGTGGTGGTGGCGTGGAAGGGGGCACGTTCGGTGGTGTGTGCTGCGTCGTACGAGGCACGGGTGTTCGGGATCCGGTCGGCGATGCCGGCGTTGCGTGCGGAGCGGTTGTGTCCGGACGCGGTGTTCGTGCCGCCGGATTTTGTGCGCTACAAGGCGGTCTCGCGGCAGGTGCGGGAGATTTTCCTGCGGCATACGGATCTGGTGGAGCCGTTGTCGTTGGATGAGGCGTATCTGGATGTGACGATGCACAAGGGGGGGATGACGGTGGCGACGGAGATCGCGGCGATCATCCGTGGGGAGATTCGTGAGGAGACGTCGTTGACGGCGTCGGCGGGGATCGCGCCGAACAAGTTTCTGGCGAAAATCGCATCGGACTGGCGCAAGCCGGACGGTCAGTTCGTGGTGCCGCCGCATCGGGTGGAGCAGTTTCTGACGCCGCTGCCGGTGAACCGGGTGCCGGGGGTGGGGAAGGTGATGGCGGGGAAGCTGGCAGAGTTGGGGATCGTGACGGTGGGCGATTTGCGGTCCTTGCCGCTGGAAGTGTTGGAGGCGCGGTTCGGGACGTTTGGTGCGCGGTTGTTCAATCGGGCGCGCGGGATCGATGAGCGGGCGGTGGAGCCGGACCAGCCGGTGCAGTCGATTTCGTCGGAAGATACGTTCGCGGAAGATCTGCCGTTGGAGGCGTTGGAGGCGGCGATCGTGGAGTTGGCGGGGAAGACGTGGCGGGCGACGCGGAAGACGGAGCGGGTGGGGCACACGGTGGTGCTGAAGTTGAAGACGTCGCAGTTCCGGATCATTACGCGGAGTTTTACGCCGGAGTCGCCGCCGGAATCGGGCGAGGAGTTGCGCGATATCGCGCTGGCGTTGCGGGCGCGGGTGGATCTGCCGGCGGAGACGCGGTATCGGTTGGTGGGGGTGGGGTTGGGTGGGTTTCGCGAGCGCGAGGCGGTGAGTCAGCCTGGGCTGTTTGATCATTTGGAGGGTGGGTGAGTTTTGCTGTCTGCTGACAGCTAACTTCAACAGCCGGCGTGCTGGCGCTGAGGGGCTGGGTGGTGCGGGTGGGTTGGCGGGACACGCCGTAAATCCATCCCTGGAGGCTCGTGGGCGCCTTGCTCGTTTGTGCAGTCCTGCACAAACGGCAAGGCCGGGGTTGGGCGTCCTGCCTAACCCGTCCGGCGCATGCGCCGGACCCATGGCGCCCAACGGTCCCGCCAACCCACCCGCACCACCCCCGACACTCGGTCGGCGCGTGGGGGCGGGCAACGGCAACATTCGCTCAATTCTCATCGTGCACGTGATGCTTGTCGTGCTCGGGATTTTCCGCTCGGTGGGGTCGCATCCCGATCGACTGCCGATACTCTCTCAACGTTCTGTTGTGGCATCAAACTAAACAACGCGGTTATTTTTCTTTGACGCGTTACATCGATTTTTCTGCTGCTACGTGCGGCATCACGGCCACTCCACTTCGCACGGATGTCCAACGAACCTACGCCATGCATATCGTGCTCGGAATGCACTGCCCGGTAGGGTCGCATCCCGATCGAATGCCGATGCGCTGTCAACGTTCTGTTGTGGCATGAAAAAACCAACGCCGCGCTTTTTCTCTAACGCGTTACATCGCTTTTCTTTGTCGCATGTCACACCATCACGGCCACTGCATTTCCCCCTTTGCAACCTTCGCACTGATCTCCAACGAACCCACGCCTTGCAGGGTCGGGTAGCGCTTTTTCATCGCGGCGATCAAGGCGTCCGCATTCTTGCTGCGCGCGGTTTCTTCATCAAAGGCGCGGATGTAATCGGCGGTGAAGGTGAGGGCGGTGGCGTCCAGTGCGGCACCGCGGGCGTAGTGGCCGGGGATGACGCGGGTGGGCTTGAGGGCCGCGAGGGTGGTGAGGGTGGTCAGCCAGTCGGTGTGCGATTGGGGGCTTTGGGTGTCGGCCATCCAGACGTGTTCGCCGGCGACGATGGGGATGCCGCCGACGAGGGTGCGCAGGCTGGGGATCCAGACGACGGTGCGGTCCGGGGTGGGGCCATCGAGGCCGAGGATGCGCAGCGGTTGGCCTTCGAGGGTGAGGGTGTCGCCGTCGAGGACCTGGGGGATGACGATGCGGCTGGGTTTATCGGCGCCCATCTGTGGGCCCCAGTATGCGAGTTTGCCGGCCTGGGTGGCGGTGATGTGGGCGACGGTGGGGGCGGTGGCGACGATGCGGGCGTGGGGGAAGGCGTCCTGCAGGGTGGCCAGGCCGAAGTAATAATCGGGGTCGCCGTGGCTGACGTAAATGGTGGTCAGCTGCTTGCCGGAGGCGCGGATGCGCTGCACCAGCTGGGCGGCATCGGACGCGGCGAACTGGGCGTCGATCAGTATCGCGTCGCGGCGGCCGGTAACCAGGGTGGAGGCGACAGAGAACAGTGCTTTGTCGCCGGGGTGGTAGGGCTGCACCTGCAGCGCGTGTGCTTCGGCGGTGGCCGCGGTGGCCGCGGCGGCGTGGCTGATGGCCGGTGCGGTCACGGCGAGCGCGGTACCCAGCGTCAACGCCAGGGCCAGGGTGGTGCGGGAGACGTTCGGCATATCAAGAATTCCTGTGCAGAGCGGCCCCGGCATCACACCGGGGCCGAACGACCCCGGCATGACACCGGGACCAGACGGCCCCGGCAGGACACCGGAGCCGGTAGAGCCGACCGTTGGTCGGCTGCTTCACATCGGCGGCCGGGTCAGTACGAAACCGTGGCAATCTGCCGCACGTACTGCGGCGCTTCAATCTCGCTGACGAATGCGTCCGCGTAGTCGGGGTAGCTGATCCGGCTGTGGCCGTCATCGCCCACCAGGAAATTCTTCGCCTGGGTGCGGAAGCCACCGCGCTGCGGGCCGGGGCCGATCTCGGCGGCGGGGGAATAGAAGGTCCAGTCCAGGTCGTCGACGGCCTGCAGCTGCTTCAGCGTCTCGCGCGCGGCCAGGGCAACCGGCTTGTAGGCATCCGGGAAGCCCTCGGTATCCACCAGCTGCACGCCGGGGGCAACTTCCAGGCTGCCGGCGCCGCCGACCATGATGAAGCGCGGCACGCCGGCCTGGCGCGCGGCCTTGACCAGCGCGGCGCTGGTGGTGATCACGGTGCTGGGCGCATCGCCCGGACGCGGGCCGAAGGCGCTGGCCAGCACGTCGTGGCCGGCGATCACGGCGGCCAGGGCGTCGGTGTCGTCCAGCGCGGCGACGGCAAGCTGGGCGCCGTCCAGTTCGGCCGGCAGGTCGGTTTCGCGGCGCACGATGGCGGTGACCTGATGGCCGCGGGCGAGGGCCTGGCGGGCGATTTCACGACCGATGTTGCCGGTGGCACCAACGAGGGCGATTTTCATGGGGGCAGATCCGTTGAGGAAGGAACGCCAGCGTATGCGTCTGGAATCGAACGAAAAACCGCGTATAACGGGCTAATTTGTTGCGTGGATCGATCAGATGGACCGGATGACGGCGATGAACGTGTTCGTGGAGGTGGTCGAGCGCGGCAGCCTGACCGCGGCGGCCGAGGCGCTGGAGATGTCGCGGGCGATGGTGACCCGCTACCTGGCCGAGGTGGAGCGCTGGCTGGGCGCGCGGTTGCTGCACCGGACCACGCGCCGGATCAGCCTGACCGGCCCGGGCGAGGCGGCGCTGCTGCGGTTCAGGCAGATCCTGGCCATCGGCGATGAACTGCACGGCGAACTGGCCACCGACAACCCCGAACCGCACGGGCTGATCCGGGTCACGGCGAGCGTGTCGTTCGGGCAGATCCACCTGGCCGCCGCAGTGGCCGACTTCGTGAAGCGGTATCCGCTGACGCGGGTGGAACTGCTGCTGGTGGACCGCGTGGTCAACCTGGTCGAAGAACGCGTGGATATCGCGGTGCGCATCTCGCGTGCGATCGACCCGGCGCTGATCGCGCGGCGGTTGGCCCCTTGCCGCTCGGTGTTGTGCGCGGCGCCGTCGTACCTGGCCGAACGCGGCGCGCCGACCACGGCCGACGCACTGGCCGCGCACAACTGCCTGACCCACCACTACGTGGGCAGGAGCGTGTGGCACCTGCAGCGCGATGGCCGCGCGATTGCGGTGGCGGTGGGCGGCAACATCAGCGCCAATGAAGCATCGTTGTTGCTGGAGGCGGTACGCGCCGGCGCGGGCATCGCGATGCTGCCGACCTACCAGATCGCGCCGCTGCTGCGCAGTGGCGCGTTGATTGAGGTGCTGCCCGATTACCAGGTGGAAGAGCTGGGCATCCACGCGGTGTATGCGTCACGCCGGCAGCTGCCGACGATCATGCGCAGCTTCCTGGATTTCCTGGTGGATCGTTTTGCCAGCCCGGAGTTCCTGGCGCAGCTGTAAACACGGCCCAGGGATACCGCGTCCAGCTACCCGATGCCGGTAGAGCCGACCGTTGGTCGGCTGCTCTTGAACCAGCAACCGCGCATCAGCACGCCGTGCACCCGCAACCGCAGCGGGCGCGTGCAGCCGACCAACGGTCGGCTCTACCGGGGCGTGCATCGGCATCACACACGCACCTCCGTACAATGGCGCTTCCCTGCTGTGGAAGTGAGCATTGCCTTGTCGTATCCGTATCCGTTGGTGGTGTTCGATCTGGATGGCACGCTGGTGGACAGCGCGGCCGATATTGCCGAGGCGTTGAACCGCACGCTGCAGGACTGGCAGTTGCCCCGGGTACCGGAGGCCACGGTACTGACCTGGATCGGCGATGGCGTGCGGCGGCTTGTCGAACAGGCGTTTGGCGCGGCCGGCAGTGATATCGATCTGGACACGGTCATGCCCGGTTTCATGCGGCACTACGAGGCCTGCCTGTTGCGCAGTCCGCGCCTGTTCGATGGTGTGACCGAAACGTTGGCTGCCTTGCGCGAACGCGCGGTGACGCTCGCGATCTGCACGAACAAGCCGTCCGCGCTGGTGGCGCCGTTGCTGCAGCACTTCGGGCTGCAGGATCAGTTTGCGCTGGTGCTGGGCGGCGATTCGCTGCCGGAACGCAAGCCCAGTGGTGCGCCGTTGCGGCATATCGCCGCGCACTTCGAGGTGGCCGTCGAGGCCGCCTTGATGGTGGGCGATTCGATTACGGATTACCGGGCCGCGGTGGACGCGGGCATGCCGGTGGCGCTGGTGCGCTATGGCTATCCACGTGGGCTGGATCTGGACAACGTCGAGGCGGTGGCCGTGGTGGATGATCTGCGGGAATTGCTGGTGCTGTAACCGGCGGCGGTTGACACGTGTGCCGACCAACGGTCGGCACCTGCCAGGTTCAATGATTGTGCCGACCAGCGGTCGGCACCTACCGAGGGTGGGACGGCGGCAGTGCCGCCGTCCAGATCGCTTATTTCGGCTGGTAACGCACGCTCAGGCGGTACTCGCGGCCGGGCTGGTTGTACCAGGCCACCGTTTCGTAGTCGCGGTCGAACACGTTGCTGACCCGGCCGAGCACCGACCAGTCGCGGCTCAGCGCGTATTCCAGGCGCAGGTCGAGCGTGCCGTAACCGGCCAGACGCACGGTGTTGGCGGCGTTGTCGTAGCGCTTGCCGGCGCCGTTGGCGGTCAGGCCGGCGCGGAAGCCACCGAAGCTGCGGTCGATATCCAGGCGGGCGGTGTTCTGCGCGCGGCGCGCCAGCCAGTTGTCGAACTGCGCGCTGCCTTCGGTGCGGTTGCGCGGATCGGTGTGGCTGAGCTGGGCGTTCACATCGAAGCCGGCCAGCGTGATCGCACCGGTCAACTCGGCACCGCGGATGCGCGCCTTCTCCACCTGCGACATCATGAAGGTGGTGGCATCGTAGGTGATCAGGTCATCGATGCGGGTTTCATACACGTCCAGGCCCCAGCGCCAGCCGTCGCCCTGCTGGGCGATACCGACGTTGGTGCTCTTCGACTTTTCCGGGTCCAGGCCCGGCACGCCGCTCCACGGGTCGTACAGATCGCTGAAGGTGGGTGCCTTGAACGCGGTGCCGTAGCTGGCGTTGAGGCGGAACCCGCGGCCCAGCTCCAGGCCCCAGCCGAGGCTGCCGGTGGTGTGGTTGCCGAACTGCTCGTTGTCGTCGTTGCGCACGCTGGCCTGCAGGTGGTGCGCGCCGAAGCGGCCCTGGTACTGCACGAACACGCCGGTATTGTCGCGGCTGTCGACCCGGTAGCCGGCACTGCTGCCGTCCAGGTTGTCCTGGCTCCAGTCCACGCCGGCGCTGAGCAGCTGGCCCTCGGCGATGCCCACGTCGGCCTGCACCGAGGCACTGTCGCGATGGGTCTGCGCGGCACCCAGCCAGGTGCTGCCGTTGTAGTTGTCCGATTCGTTGTCGGCACGCCCGACGTTGGCGGTCAGGGTGAAGCGCTCGCTCGGGGTGTAATGCACCTTGCCGCCCAGCACCTGCTGCAGGGTTTCCGAATAGTTGTAGTAACCGTCGTAGTGGTTTTCGCCTTCGGCACGCAGCGCGGTCCCTTCCACGCTCAGCGCATCGGTCAGCGCGTAGCCACCGCGCAGGCTCATGGACAGGTTGCGGTAGCCGTCTCGGTCGGGCTCGTCGGCGCCGCAGCCGGCGAAGGTGGCCGCATCGCCCCGGCAGGAATTGATGCCGTCGGTGTGCTGGTAGGCGATGTCGGTGCCGAACCAGCCACGCGCGCCACTGCCGCCGAAGCCGCCGCTGGCCTCGCGCAGGCCGTTGCTGCCGCCGCCCACCTGGAAGTGCGGGGCGAAGGTGCCGGCGTTGCGGCGGGTGAAGATCTGGATCACGCCACCGATCGCATCGGCGCCGTACAGGCTGGACTGCGGGCCGCGCACGATTTCAATGCGCTCGATCTGCGCCAGCGGCAGGTCCTGGATCATGGCCAGGCCAAGGTCGCCGGTGTTGATGCGCACGCCGTCCACCAGTACCAGGGTGTGGGCCGAGTTGGTGCCGCGCAGGAACAGCGAACTCTGCTTGCCCAGGCCGCCGCTGTTGTTGAGGTTGATGCCGGCGCGACCGCGCAGCAGGTCCTGCAGCGACGGGGCCTGGCTGCGCTCGATCTCGGCGCGGTCGATCACCTGCGCCGGCGAGATGCTGTCCTGCAGGGCGATCGGGGTGCGGGTGGCGGTGACCAGTACCTGGTCCAGCGCGGTCGCCTCGTCCTGGGCCGACGCCAGCAGAGGCAGGGCCGACAACACGGCCAGGGAAAGGACTTGGATCTGCAGCTTCATCGATGACTCCATGCACCGCGCACGCCCGCGCGGCAAGGGGTGGGGATGATCGCGCTGCAGGGATGGATCGACGGTGGGCGAACGCGCACGGCGCCGCTTGCCGCCGCCATGCCCGCCGCATCGCAACCAGTCGTCTCCCAGGCCGGTCTCCGGGCTTGCGGGCCGATGGCCAGGGCCATCGCACCCGGCGCCTTCCCATGCGCAAGCACAGTGGCGTAATGCCGGGTGTTTCCACGCTTACCGTTGCGGGGGCAGCGCCGGAGTGGCAGGCAGGGGGCTGCTGCGTCACCGGCTTCCCGTTTCAACCTGCCGGCATGCGCCGCAGGTCACCTGGAAGTGCGCGCAGTGTAGAGCAAAGGCCCGCCTGCGGCAGCCGACGCACCGGGGCGGCGGGAGCGAGCGGTTAGAATGCCGCTCGTTTCACGATGTGATGCCCATGAACCCATCGAGGTTGCAGCACCGTTCCGCTCCGTCCACCGCGCAGGTTGCGGCGTGATCCTGGACCTGATCCGCCACGCCAGCACCGGCCGTGACGGCCACCTGGACGGGCGCAGTGATCCCGCGTTGGAAGACGGAAGCACCGAGGCCCTGTGCGCACGCTATGGGGGGCGGCAATGGCAACGGGTGGTGAGCTCCCCGCGCCAGCGTGCGCTGGCCACGGCCGATGCGCTGGCAGTGCCGCACGGGGTGGAGGTGGTGGCCGACGAGGAGTGGGCCGAACTCGACTTCGGCGATTGGGACGGCCAGGCATTGCATGACCTGCCGATGCAGGAGCTGTCGGCGTTCCACCTGGACCCGCACGCCAACCCACCGCCGCACGGCGAAAGCTGGGGCCACTTCGAGCGCCGCATCGCCCGTGGCCTGCACCGCTTGCTGGACGACCCCGATCCCCCGCCCACCCTGATCGTCAGCCATGGCGGGCCGTTGCGGATGGTGCTGTCGCAGGTGTGCGGCCTGCCGATGGCGATGTGCTGGGCACTGCGCATCGACCACGGCACCCGCCTGCAGCTGCGCGTGGAGCGCGAGGACGACCGCCTGTGGGGCGAACTGCTGGAACTGCAGCAGCCTTGATCGCGCGCGGCTCGCACCTGCGTAGAGCCGGGCTCTGCCCGGCTGGCGGCGGATGTGGTGGTGCACGCACGTAGAGCCGGGCTCTGCCCGGCTGGCGGCGGATGTGATGGTGCATGCACGTAGAGCCGGGCTCTGCCCGGCTGGCACTGGACGTGGGTTGCTGCGTTAGAGCAGCCGGGCAGAGCCCGGCTCTACAACAGCTGCTTGCGCGGTGAACAATGGGCGCATGGCGATGCGCTGATCAACGCGGCGCCTCTGTATCCGGAGGCGCGGCAGAGCCCGGCTCTACGCGGTTTCGTCGTCCGGTTCGAACGGCGGTGCGTCGTCGGCTTCATCATCGCGACGTTCGGCGGTGCGGTCGTAGACCGGGCCGGATGCTGGCGGTGCCTTTTTCAGGGGCTTGTCGGCGATGATGGCCTCGTACTCGGCCACCAGTTCGGTGCGGCGTGCTTCGGGCAGTTCCTGCCAATGGCAGTCCTGCAGCGCGCCTTCGAGCGAGTAGAGCAGGTTGAGGCTGGGCTTGAACCCGGCGCGGCGTACCTTCACGAACGCGCCGACCGCGCCGATCGCGGTCAGCTCTTCGGGCGTGCGCAACCCGACCTGACGCAGCCAGGCCGCGCTCTTGGGACCGATGTTGCGCAGCTTGGTGCTCATCCCAGGGCCTCGACGAACACCGCGGCGATCGCCTCCAGGCCGGCCTGGTCATCGGCGTCGAAACGCGCCAGCGAGGGGCTGTCCAGGTCGAACACGCCGATCAGGGTGTCGCCCTGGACCAGCGGCACCACCAGTTCCGAGCGCGACGCCGAATCGCAGGCGATGTGGCCGGGGAAGGCATCCACGTCTTCAATGCGCTGGGTCACGCGCTGGCTGGCCGCCGCGCCGCACACGCCCTTGTCCAGCGGGATGCGCACGCAGGCCGGCAGTCCCTGGAACGGGCCGACCACCAGCTCGGTACCGTCGAAGAAGTAGAAGCCGACCCAGTTCAGGTGCGGCAGGGCGTGGTAGACCAGGGCCGACAGGTTGGCCGCATTGGCAATGCGGTCGCGCTCGCCGTGTACCAGAGCGCGGGCCTGGGCCAGCAGCTGGCCGTACTGTTCCGGCTTGCTGCCGGTAAGCGTGGAAGTATCGAACATGCCCGGAGTCTAGCAAGCAGCAGGCCGCGCCGGGACCGCCGATAATGCACCGCTCCTTCCCGATTCCCGCCGTGATGACCGCCTACCCGCTTCCCGCCCTGTATGTCACCGGCACCGATACCGGCATCGGCAAGACCTTCAGCAGCTGCGTGCTGCTGCACGCGCTGCGCCAGCGCGGTGGCACGGCGGTGGGGATGAAGCCGGTGGCCAGCGGCTGCGAGCGCACCGCGCACGGCTGGCGCAACGAGGACGCCACCGCGCTGCTGGCCGCCAGCCAGCCGGTGCCGGCCTACGCCGACCTCAACCCGTATGCGCTGCCCCTGCCGCTGGCGCCGGAGCTGGCCGCCGCCGATGCCGGCGTGCAGCTGGCGCTGGGCCCGATCGAGGCGGCCTTGGGGCGGCTGCGCGCACAGGCCGACACGGTGGTGGTGGAGGGCGTGGGCGGCTGGCTGGCCCCGCTGTCGGCCACGCTGGACCAGGCCGACCTGGTCCACGCGCTGCGGCTGCCGGTGGTGATGGTGGTGGGGCTGCGGCTTGGCTGCCTCAACCATGCGCGGCTCACCGCAGCGGCGATCGCGGCCAGCGGGGCCCCCTGCATCGGCTGGATCGGCAACGAAGTCGACCCGCAGATGGCGCGCATCGACGACAACATGACCCTGCTGCGCGACCGCCTGGCGATGCCGTGCCTGGGCCGGCTGCCCTTCGCGCCCGGGGCCGATCCGGCCGGGCTGGCCGGGTGCCTGCAGCTGTAACCGCAGGCCAGCGCTCAGGCGTCGCGCAGGGCGCAGGCCAGCTGGCCCAGCGTGGCGATGGCGTCCACGTACGCCGCGTCCAGTTCCTGGCAGCACGACAACCGCAGGCAATGCCGGTAGCGCGCCCCGCGTGAGTACACCTGGCCGGGCATGAACACCACGCCGCGCGCCAAGGCCTGCTCGAACAACGCGCCGGTGTCGATGCCGGCCGGCAGC
This genomic interval carries:
- a CDS encoding NAD(P)H-binding protein is translated as MKIALVGATGNIGREIARQALARGHQVTAIVRRETDLPAELDGAQLAVAALDDTDALAAVIAGHDVLASAFGPRPGDAPSTVITTSAALVKAARQAGVPRFIMVGGAGSLEVAPGVQLVDTEGFPDAYKPVALAARETLKQLQAVDDLDWTFYSPAAEIGPGPQRGGFRTQAKNFLVGDDGHSRISYPDYADAFVSEIEAPQYVRQIATVSY
- a CDS encoding LysR family transcriptional regulator, with amino-acid sequence MDRMTAMNVFVEVVERGSLTAAAEALEMSRAMVTRYLAEVERWLGARLLHRTTRRISLTGPGEAALLRFRQILAIGDELHGELATDNPEPHGLIRVTASVSFGQIHLAAAVADFVKRYPLTRVELLLVDRVVNLVEERVDIAVRISRAIDPALIARRLAPCRSVLCAAPSYLAERGAPTTADALAAHNCLTHHYVGRSVWHLQRDGRAIAVAVGGNISANEASLLLEAVRAGAGIAMLPTYQIAPLLRSGALIEVLPDYQVEELGIHAVYASRRQLPTIMRSFLDFLVDRFASPEFLAQL
- the gph gene encoding phosphoglycolate phosphatase (PGP is an essential enzyme in the glycolate salvage pathway in higher organisms (photorespiration in plants). Phosphoglycolate results from the oxidase activity of RubisCO in the Calvin cycle when concentrations of carbon dioxide are low relative to oxygen. This enzyme is a member of the Haloacid Dehalogenase (HAD) superfamily of aspartate-nucleophile hydrolase enzymes (PF00702).), yielding MSYPYPLVVFDLDGTLVDSAADIAEALNRTLQDWQLPRVPEATVLTWIGDGVRRLVEQAFGAAGSDIDLDTVMPGFMRHYEACLLRSPRLFDGVTETLAALRERAVTLAICTNKPSALVAPLLQHFGLQDQFALVLGGDSLPERKPSGAPLRHIAAHFEVAVEAALMVGDSITDYRAAVDAGMPVALVRYGYPRGLDLDNVEAVAVVDDLRELLVL
- the btuB gene encoding TonB-dependent vitamin B12 receptor, encoding MKLQIQVLSLAVLSALPLLASAQDEATALDQVLVTATRTPIALQDSISPAQVIDRAEIERSQAPSLQDLLRGRAGINLNNSGGLGKQSSLFLRGTNSAHTLVLVDGVRINTGDLGLAMIQDLPLAQIERIEIVRGPQSSLYGADAIGGVIQIFTRRNAGTFAPHFQVGGGSNGLREASGGFGGSGARGWFGTDIAYQHTDGINSCRGDAATFAGCGADEPDRDGYRNLSMSLRGGYALTDALSVEGTALRAEGENHYDGYYNYSETLQQVLGGKVHYTPSERFTLTANVGRADNESDNYNGSTWLGAAQTHRDSASVQADVGIAEGQLLSAGVDWSQDNLDGSSAGYRVDSRDNTGVFVQYQGRFGAHHLQASVRNDDNEQFGNHTTGSLGWGLELGRGFRLNASYGTAFKAPTFSDLYDPWSGVPGLDPEKSKSTNVGIAQQGDGWRWGLDVYETRIDDLITYDATTFMMSQVEKARIRGAELTGAITLAGFDVNAQLSHTDPRNRTEGSAQFDNWLARRAQNTARLDIDRSFGGFRAGLTANGAGKRYDNAANTVRLAGYGTLDLRLEYALSRDWSVLGRVSNVFDRDYETVAWYNQPGREYRLSVRYQPK
- a CDS encoding histidine phosphatase family protein, which codes for MILDLIRHASTGRDGHLDGRSDPALEDGSTEALCARYGGRQWQRVVSSPRQRALATADALAVPHGVEVVADEEWAELDFGDWDGQALHDLPMQELSAFHLDPHANPPPHGESWGHFERRIARGLHRLLDDPDPPPTLIVSHGGPLRMVLSQVCGLPMAMCWALRIDHGTRLQLRVEREDDRLWGELLELQQP